A window from Nitrospira sp. ND1 encodes these proteins:
- the holA gene encoding DNA polymerase III subunit delta, producing the protein MSASVMSLELPQSLARSGVMPLYAVVGEEDYLRDQSVAALRAAALGPAADTGFNYDIFHGDDCSVEDVLACAAEIPVFAERRVVVYKSVEKLPAREGEKLLSYFAAPNDTTTLIVVGVKMDGRMKWTQALTKGAVTVNCAPLRDAQLSAWIRQEAAALGVRIHEEATQLLKEVGNESLYAVKRELEKLAAYVPPDRTVQSADVEALRGTESGASVFDLMSAIGAHDHGWALRILARNLENGEAPLRILGALVWQYRRLWKMKEQLKAGGREGEAARTLRMDPSRVRGFLAQFSDVQLTHTFRWFLETDSKLKGGSGSAPVRVMEDLLFRLCGQPSKSASSAARVQPAPPVPRPSGSRPVSNVRTVTRKR; encoded by the coding sequence ATGAGCGCTTCAGTGATGAGTCTGGAATTGCCCCAATCCCTCGCGCGCAGCGGGGTGATGCCGCTGTATGCCGTGGTCGGCGAAGAAGACTATCTCCGGGACCAGTCCGTGGCCGCGTTGCGCGCCGCAGCTTTGGGCCCGGCGGCGGATACCGGATTCAATTACGATATTTTTCACGGCGACGACTGCTCGGTTGAGGATGTGTTGGCCTGCGCGGCCGAAATTCCGGTGTTCGCCGAACGCCGCGTGGTGGTCTATAAGTCGGTGGAAAAACTCCCGGCCCGAGAAGGGGAAAAACTCCTCTCCTATTTCGCCGCTCCGAATGACACAACGACGTTGATCGTGGTGGGTGTCAAGATGGATGGACGGATGAAATGGACCCAAGCCTTGACGAAAGGGGCGGTGACGGTCAATTGCGCCCCGCTGCGCGATGCGCAGCTGTCGGCGTGGATTCGCCAGGAAGCGGCGGCGCTGGGTGTGCGCATCCACGAGGAGGCGACGCAATTGCTCAAGGAGGTGGGGAACGAGTCGCTCTACGCGGTGAAGCGGGAGTTAGAGAAGCTCGCCGCCTATGTGCCGCCAGACCGAACCGTGCAATCGGCGGATGTCGAGGCGTTGAGAGGGACGGAGTCCGGTGCATCCGTCTTCGACCTCATGAGCGCCATCGGTGCGCACGATCATGGATGGGCGTTACGGATCCTTGCGCGAAATCTTGAGAATGGAGAGGCTCCGCTCCGGATTCTCGGTGCCTTGGTCTGGCAATACCGACGGCTGTGGAAAATGAAAGAGCAGCTCAAAGCAGGCGGTCGGGAAGGGGAAGCGGCCAGGACGTTACGGATGGACCCATCCCGGGTGCGCGGGTTTCTGGCGCAATTCTCAGACGTGCAACTGACGCACACGTTTCGCTGGTTCTTGGAAACCGACTCGAAGCTCAAAGGCGGGAGTGGAAGCGCCCCTGTTCGGGTGATGGAAGATCTCTTGTTCCGACTCTGTGGCCAGCCGTCGAAATCAGCATCATCCGCAGCGCGGGTGCAGCCGGCACCACCGGTCCCGCGCCCGTCGGGTTCGAGACCGGTGTCGAATGTCAGAACCGTTACGCGGAAGCGGTGA
- a CDS encoding PAS domain S-box protein yields MPAALVAGLGCALALIAVNWHVVPHDRLLVWLVYHLILSAGRYGLARSFRANKPGLVNIERWDRAFLVGTTLAGLGWGASALLLFPESSPAHQVFLAFVLAGITAGAASTLAARFDAFLSFSLPMLTPLILRLFALDHEQALPMAICTMLFSLLMVYTAYRTSNTVLETLRLKYHNAQLVDQLTGQLQEGEQMELLLTVKTEHHRFIMEYAQDIIYRTDRSGRFTFINPAVIRLLGYHETEMLGHRALDFVHPDHRRPTERFYLRQFLRKTASTYCEFPLITHTQQTLWVGQNVQLLQRDQEVIGFQAVVRDISIRKQTEEALRVSQERYRALFESSPEMLLTVDARGTLLTVNTTTAAELGYEADELIGQPVARIVHPDDHGSMDKHFADSLRRPGEVLRWNFRKMRKDGSLLWVREAARAVRNSDGQFDIIIVCENVTEQKGIEDALTQTRQLLESIVEHIPHMVFLKDAQELRFVQFNKAGEDLIGLPREALLGKNDLDFFPLEQAEFFTARDREVLTGGTMMDIPAEPIQTKDHGLRWLHTKKLPLYDQAGMPRYLLGISEDITDRKQREEAERLRLGKLETQQAVLHELAEDPAIHSGHPQQAFPVITEYAVSTFAVERAGIWLFGENQSALILQDLFEATPKHHLQGTTLSTGEYPAYLHALETEPYSLAAHDAQTDPRTKELTPSYLTPLGIVAMLDAPIRRHGRVVGVLCLEHIGPARVWTTEEQTFAASLAAMATLTLEASDRRQAQEALEQHVRERTGELRRTTAHLQTIIEESPLAMIELDQAGLVTTWNAAATALFGWTKDEVLGKELPYVPPGQEKVSEDLWTAVMSGAAPRNLELCRQKKDGALVDVNMWGSLLQSPTGQAVGSIGFFVDITKHKQLEDQLRQAHKMEGIGRLAGGVAHDFNNLLTVINGCATLVLDQVRAEDPLRRSLTEILTAGQRAAALTRQLLAFSRRQVLTFQVFDLNEALSSISSMIERLIGEDINLTRNLDSRPCTIRADRGQIDQVVLNLAVNAKDAMPTGGTLTMATQALLITPDSPVPHPALLPGAYAHLSIRDSGQGMDRTTLSHIFEPFFTTKEEGKGTGLGLATVYGIVKQSQGFIFADSTPGAGSTFDLYFPLVEAPPLAATPTLPSRPHCGLETILLVEDQHAVRLLLTQALSDYGYTLLEASSGQEALRLVAAARTPIHILLTDVVMPQMTGPALAEHLRRQWPELRVLFMSGYAEGSVLPTFLTEPGTGFIQKPFLPTELAQKLRELLDPAK; encoded by the coding sequence ATGCCGGCCGCACTGGTGGCCGGACTCGGCTGCGCACTCGCCCTGATCGCGGTCAATTGGCATGTCGTCCCGCACGACCGGCTGCTCGTCTGGCTGGTGTACCATCTGATCCTCTCGGCAGGCCGATACGGGCTCGCCCGATCGTTCAGGGCCAACAAGCCGGGGCTCGTCAATATCGAACGCTGGGACCGGGCGTTTCTGGTCGGCACGACACTCGCGGGGCTCGGCTGGGGCGCCTCAGCCCTGTTGCTGTTTCCGGAATCCTCACCGGCCCACCAGGTTTTTCTGGCCTTCGTGCTCGCAGGCATAACAGCCGGCGCCGCGTCCACCCTAGCCGCTCGCTTCGACGCCTTTCTGTCGTTCTCTCTTCCGATGTTGACACCCCTCATCCTGCGACTCTTCGCTCTCGACCATGAGCAAGCCCTGCCGATGGCGATCTGCACCATGCTCTTCTCGCTGCTCATGGTCTACACGGCGTACCGGACGTCCAACACCGTTCTGGAAACCCTCCGGCTGAAATATCACAACGCCCAACTGGTGGATCAACTGACCGGGCAACTGCAGGAAGGGGAGCAGATGGAACTGCTCCTCACCGTCAAGACCGAACACCATCGCTTTATCATGGAGTATGCCCAGGACATCATCTATCGGACAGACCGGAGCGGCCGTTTCACGTTCATCAATCCCGCGGTCATCCGGCTCCTGGGATATCACGAGACGGAGATGCTCGGCCATCGTGCGCTGGATTTCGTTCATCCCGATCACCGCCGCCCGACCGAACGTTTCTATCTCCGGCAATTTCTCCGGAAGACGGCCAGCACCTATTGTGAATTCCCCCTGATCACCCACACGCAACAGACCCTGTGGGTCGGACAGAATGTGCAACTACTGCAACGCGACCAGGAGGTCATCGGGTTCCAGGCCGTGGTACGCGATATTTCCATCCGGAAACAGACCGAAGAAGCGTTACGCGTCAGCCAGGAGCGATACCGCGCGCTGTTCGAGAGCAGCCCTGAAATGTTGCTGACCGTCGACGCCCGGGGCACCTTGCTGACGGTCAATACCACCACCGCCGCCGAATTGGGCTACGAGGCCGACGAGCTGATCGGTCAACCGGTAGCGCGAATCGTTCACCCGGATGACCACGGCAGCATGGACAAGCATTTTGCCGACTCTCTCCGCCGGCCGGGAGAAGTCCTCCGCTGGAATTTCCGGAAGATGCGCAAGGACGGGAGCCTGCTCTGGGTGCGAGAAGCCGCCCGAGCCGTGCGTAACTCCGACGGACAGTTCGATATCATCATCGTGTGCGAAAACGTGACCGAACAGAAAGGCATCGAAGATGCCCTGACCCAGACGCGCCAACTCCTGGAGTCCATCGTCGAGCACATTCCCCACATGGTCTTCTTAAAAGACGCTCAAGAATTGCGCTTCGTCCAGTTCAATAAAGCGGGCGAAGACCTGATCGGCCTGCCGCGAGAGGCGCTGCTGGGAAAGAACGATCTTGATTTCTTCCCGCTTGAGCAGGCGGAATTCTTTACCGCCAGAGACCGCGAGGTCCTGACCGGCGGCACGATGATGGACATTCCGGCCGAACCGATCCAGACCAAGGATCATGGCCTCCGGTGGCTCCACACCAAGAAACTTCCCCTCTACGACCAGGCCGGCATGCCGCGCTATCTATTGGGGATATCGGAAGACATCACGGACCGGAAACAACGCGAAGAAGCCGAACGGCTGCGCTTGGGGAAATTAGAAACACAACAAGCCGTGCTGCATGAATTGGCGGAAGATCCGGCCATCCACAGCGGACACCCGCAGCAAGCCTTCCCGGTCATTACCGAATATGCGGTGAGCACGTTTGCCGTCGAACGAGCCGGCATCTGGCTCTTTGGCGAGAATCAGTCCGCATTGATCCTGCAGGATCTGTTCGAAGCCACCCCCAAACACCATCTACAGGGAACCACGCTCTCGACCGGTGAATACCCGGCCTACCTGCATGCGCTCGAAACCGAACCCTACTCGCTCGCGGCCCATGACGCGCAGACCGATCCCCGCACGAAGGAATTGACTCCGTCGTACCTTACCCCGCTTGGCATCGTGGCCATGTTGGACGCCCCGATCCGCAGGCATGGTCGCGTAGTCGGCGTGTTATGCCTCGAACACATCGGTCCGGCCAGAGTCTGGACCACAGAGGAACAGACGTTCGCGGCCTCCCTGGCCGCCATGGCGACCCTGACCCTGGAGGCGTCGGACCGTCGTCAAGCCCAAGAGGCGCTGGAGCAACATGTCCGTGAACGCACCGGAGAGTTGCGCCGGACGACCGCCCATCTTCAGACCATCATCGAAGAGTCCCCCCTGGCGATGATCGAATTGGACCAAGCGGGCCTCGTCACCACCTGGAACGCCGCCGCCACCGCCCTCTTCGGCTGGACCAAAGACGAGGTGCTGGGCAAGGAGCTCCCTTATGTGCCTCCCGGACAGGAAAAGGTGTCGGAAGACTTGTGGACGGCGGTGATGAGCGGCGCCGCGCCGCGCAATCTGGAACTGTGCCGCCAGAAAAAGGACGGAGCCCTGGTGGATGTGAACATGTGGGGCAGCCTACTTCAGAGTCCGACCGGCCAGGCGGTCGGCTCCATCGGATTCTTCGTCGATATCACGAAGCACAAACAACTCGAAGATCAACTCCGGCAGGCCCACAAGATGGAAGGGATCGGCCGCTTGGCCGGCGGCGTGGCCCACGATTTCAACAACCTGCTCACCGTCATCAACGGGTGCGCCACGCTCGTGTTGGACCAGGTGCGGGCCGAGGATCCGCTTCGTCGTTCGCTGACGGAGATCCTGACCGCCGGCCAGCGGGCGGCGGCCTTGACCAGGCAACTCCTGGCCTTCAGCCGGCGCCAAGTGTTGACGTTCCAGGTCTTTGACCTCAACGAGGCGCTTTCGTCGATCAGCTCCATGATCGAACGGTTGATCGGCGAAGACATCAACCTGACCAGAAATCTTGACTCGCGGCCCTGTACCATTCGCGCCGACAGAGGACAGATCGATCAAGTGGTACTGAATCTGGCCGTGAACGCCAAAGATGCCATGCCTACAGGCGGCACACTCACGATGGCGACGCAGGCCCTGCTGATTACACCGGACAGCCCCGTGCCCCATCCCGCATTACTCCCGGGAGCCTATGCGCACCTGTCGATCCGCGACTCCGGGCAGGGCATGGACCGCACGACCCTGTCTCATATTTTCGAACCCTTCTTCACCACCAAAGAAGAAGGCAAAGGAACCGGACTCGGATTGGCCACGGTCTACGGCATCGTCAAACAAAGCCAGGGGTTCATCTTTGCCGACAGCACACCCGGCGCGGGGTCAACCTTCGACCTCTACTTTCCACTGGTGGAGGCGCCGCCGCTTGCGGCCACGCCGACACTTCCATCCCGTCCACACTGCGGGCTGGAAACCATCCTGCTGGTCGAAGATCAGCATGCCGTCCGGTTGCTGCTCACCCAGGCCCTGTCCGATTACGGCTACACCCTGCTGGAAGCCTCCAGCGGCCAGGAAGCGCTCCGCCTCGTCGCCGCCGCCCGCACCCCCATTCATATTCTGCTCACGGACGTCGTCATGCCGCAGATGACAGGACCGGCCTTGGCCGAGCACCTGCGTCGGCAATGGCCCGAGTTACGAGTGCTCTTTATGTCGGGATATGCCGAGGGGAGCGTGTTACCGACATTTCTCACGGAACCGGGCACCGGCTTCATCCAGAAGCCCTTCCTCCCCACTGAATTGGCGCAGAAGCTCCGGGAATTGCTCGATCCCGCCAAATAG
- a CDS encoding HAD family hydrolase, which translates to MLSHRSEAPHQSVDWSRIDDVLLDMDGTLLDRHFDNFFFEEELPRRYAAKHALTFEAARDRLMAMYRSVEGELAWTDLHYWSERVDIDVVAMHRELDHMIGFLPDAEEFLSSLRRLGKRVTILTNAHRAGVDVKTAKTGLDRHVDRIVDAFEVGWLKMRSEYWPTCRQLVGFDPARALYIDDDEQCLAAAEDFGIGRIFHRSRSSSQASAVPSARFTSIEHFHAILPG; encoded by the coding sequence ATGCTGTCACATCGCTCAGAGGCCCCCCATCAGTCCGTCGATTGGAGTCGGATCGACGATGTGTTGCTCGACATGGACGGCACGTTACTCGACCGTCATTTCGACAACTTTTTTTTCGAGGAAGAACTGCCGAGGCGGTATGCGGCGAAGCATGCGCTGACCTTCGAGGCCGCCCGGGATCGCTTGATGGCCATGTATCGTTCCGTCGAAGGGGAATTGGCCTGGACGGATTTACATTATTGGTCGGAGCGGGTAGACATCGATGTGGTGGCGATGCATCGCGAACTCGACCACATGATCGGGTTTCTTCCCGATGCCGAGGAGTTTCTCTCATCCTTGCGTCGATTGGGGAAGCGCGTGACGATCCTGACGAACGCGCATCGGGCAGGAGTGGATGTGAAAACCGCCAAGACGGGGCTGGATCGGCATGTCGATCGTATCGTGGATGCCTTCGAGGTGGGGTGGCTCAAGATGCGATCGGAGTATTGGCCGACCTGCCGGCAATTGGTCGGATTCGATCCTGCGCGGGCGCTCTACATCGATGACGATGAGCAATGTCTGGCTGCGGCGGAAGATTTCGGGATCGGCCGGATTTTTCACCGCTCCAGGTCGAGTTCTCAGGCTTCCGCCGTTCCTTCCGCGCGGTTTACCTCCATCGAACATTTCCACGCGATCCTGCCCGGCTAA
- the leuS gene encoding leucine--tRNA ligase encodes MSKTYDHQALESKWQTYWETHRPFRAVDDHSKPKFYCLDMFPYPSGSGLHVGHLEGYTATDIVSRYKRMRGFNVLHPMGWDAFGLPAEQYAVKTGVHPAITTAQNIATFKRQMKRVGLSYDWERELSTTDQDYYRWTQWIFLKLFERGLAYVAEVPVNWCPALGTVLANEEIVDGKSEVGGFDVIRKPMRQWVLKITAYAERLLEDLTLVEWPTSTLEMQKNWIGRSIGAEVDFPLADKTGNLRVFTTRPDTLFGATYMVLAPEHPLVDMVTTPEQRAQVTAYRDAASRKSDLQRQELDKVKTGVFAGGYAVNPVNQKRLPIWIADYVLMSYGTGAIMAVPAHDERDWAFATQYHLPIREVIEGGEVDKAAFVETDRGRVINSTTPDGSCSLDGLLPSEAIPKMTAWLETQGRGKKTINYKLRDWLFARQRYWGEPFPIVWVDGEPRPLPEEQLPLPLPETKNFKPSGSGESPLANLHDWLETSDPVTGKPARRETNTMPQWAGSCWYYLRFIDPKNAMQMVDPAKERYWMPVDLYIGGSEHAVLHLLYSRFWHKVLFDAGVVSTPEPFKKLVHQGIVLGEDNQKMSKSRGNVVNPDEMIDQFGADAVRLYEMFMGPLESMKPWSTRGVEGITRFLDRVWRLMVGDEGSLSQAVTDAEPAPEQLRLLHYTIKKVTDDIDALRFNTAIAQMMVFTNEMTKLEQRPRRLLEPFVLLLLPFAPHLSEELWERLGQQPSAGQQPWPQFDPALVVSDRLTIPIQVNGKLRGKLEVDAGASREQLEPLAKKEVAEWLQGKEPKKVIYVEKKLINFVV; translated from the coding sequence ATGAGCAAGACGTACGATCATCAGGCCCTCGAATCGAAGTGGCAGACCTATTGGGAGACGCATCGCCCGTTTCGGGCGGTGGACGATCATTCCAAGCCCAAGTTCTATTGCCTCGATATGTTCCCATACCCGTCCGGGTCGGGTCTGCACGTCGGGCACTTGGAAGGGTATACCGCTACGGATATCGTATCCCGCTATAAACGGATGCGCGGCTTCAACGTGTTGCACCCCATGGGGTGGGATGCGTTCGGGTTGCCCGCGGAACAGTATGCGGTGAAAACCGGCGTGCATCCTGCCATCACCACTGCGCAGAACATTGCGACCTTTAAACGGCAAATGAAGCGCGTCGGGCTCTCCTACGATTGGGAACGCGAGCTCAGCACGACCGACCAGGACTACTATCGTTGGACCCAGTGGATCTTTCTGAAGCTGTTCGAACGGGGCCTTGCCTACGTGGCGGAAGTGCCGGTGAACTGGTGTCCTGCCTTGGGGACCGTGCTGGCCAACGAAGAAATCGTGGACGGCAAAAGCGAGGTCGGCGGGTTCGACGTCATTCGAAAGCCGATGCGGCAGTGGGTCTTGAAGATCACCGCCTATGCGGAGCGATTGCTGGAGGACCTGACCCTGGTCGAATGGCCGACCAGCACGCTCGAGATGCAGAAGAATTGGATCGGCCGGTCGATCGGCGCGGAAGTCGATTTTCCCTTGGCCGACAAGACGGGCAATTTGCGCGTGTTTACGACCCGCCCCGACACGCTCTTCGGTGCGACCTATATGGTATTGGCGCCGGAACATCCGCTCGTCGACATGGTGACGACGCCGGAGCAGCGTGCGCAGGTGACGGCCTACCGCGATGCGGCGTCCCGCAAGAGCGATCTACAACGTCAGGAACTAGACAAGGTTAAGACCGGTGTCTTTGCCGGCGGGTATGCCGTCAATCCGGTGAACCAGAAGCGCCTGCCGATCTGGATCGCCGACTATGTGCTCATGAGTTACGGCACCGGCGCGATTATGGCGGTGCCGGCACATGACGAGCGTGACTGGGCCTTCGCGACGCAATACCACCTGCCGATCCGAGAGGTGATTGAGGGTGGGGAGGTCGATAAGGCGGCGTTCGTCGAGACGGATCGGGGACGTGTCATCAACTCGACCACGCCCGATGGATCCTGCTCTCTCGATGGACTATTGCCCAGCGAAGCGATTCCAAAAATGACCGCCTGGCTCGAAACTCAGGGCAGGGGTAAGAAGACGATCAATTACAAACTCCGTGACTGGCTCTTTGCCCGGCAGCGTTATTGGGGCGAGCCCTTTCCGATTGTATGGGTCGACGGCGAGCCCCGTCCCTTGCCCGAGGAGCAATTGCCGCTCCCATTGCCTGAGACCAAGAATTTCAAACCCTCCGGCAGCGGCGAAAGCCCCTTGGCGAATCTCCACGACTGGCTGGAGACGTCGGATCCTGTCACCGGCAAACCGGCGCGACGGGAGACGAATACCATGCCGCAGTGGGCCGGGTCCTGCTGGTATTACTTGCGGTTCATCGATCCGAAGAATGCCATGCAGATGGTCGATCCGGCGAAGGAGCGCTACTGGATGCCGGTGGATCTCTACATCGGCGGCAGCGAACATGCGGTGCTGCACCTATTGTATAGCCGGTTCTGGCACAAGGTCTTGTTCGATGCCGGGGTGGTCAGCACGCCGGAACCGTTCAAGAAGCTGGTGCACCAGGGCATTGTGTTGGGCGAAGACAATCAGAAGATGTCCAAGTCGCGCGGCAATGTGGTGAACCCGGACGAGATGATCGACCAGTTCGGGGCCGACGCGGTGCGGCTCTATGAAATGTTCATGGGTCCGCTCGAATCGATGAAGCCCTGGAGTACCCGCGGCGTGGAGGGGATCACACGCTTTCTCGATCGGGTCTGGCGGCTGATGGTCGGCGACGAGGGCTCGTTGAGCCAGGCAGTCACGGATGCCGAGCCGGCGCCTGAACAGCTGCGGCTGCTCCATTACACCATTAAGAAAGTCACCGACGATATCGACGCCTTACGCTTCAATACGGCGATCGCGCAGATGATGGTGTTCACGAACGAGATGACGAAACTGGAGCAGCGGCCGCGCCGCCTGCTGGAACCGTTTGTGTTGTTGCTCTTGCCGTTTGCGCCGCATCTGAGTGAGGAGTTGTGGGAACGTCTCGGTCAACAACCGAGCGCCGGCCAGCAGCCATGGCCGCAGTTCGATCCCGCGTTGGTGGTCAGCGACCGGCTGACGATCCCGATTCAGGTGAACGGAAAGCTCCGGGGAAAACTCGAGGTCGATGCCGGGGCTTCACGCGAGCAGTTGGAGCCTCTGGCTAAGAAAGAAGTGGCTGAATGGCTGCAGGGGAAAGAGCCGAAGAAGGTCATTTACGTCGAGAAGAAATTGATCAACTTCGTGGTGTGA
- a CDS encoding class I SAM-dependent methyltransferase — protein sequence MYATYIFPRLMDWVLRGERFQTERRLLLTPVHGVVLEIGFGTGLNLPHYPTTVTALHTVDPAPLLPDRVAVRVAQASFPVHIQHVSAERLPYDDASFDYAVSTFTLCTIPDPARALRDIRRVLKPDGHFLFLEHGRSDDPLIARWQDRLNPLQHGLACGCNLNRRIDRLVLDAGLRLEQLDRYCLPGVPRVGGEMYRGTARVNGQSSLHSSLDT from the coding sequence ATGTACGCTACCTACATCTTTCCGCGACTCATGGACTGGGTGCTCCGGGGCGAACGGTTTCAGACCGAACGCCGGCTCCTGCTGACGCCGGTACATGGAGTCGTCCTGGAAATCGGGTTCGGAACCGGACTGAACCTGCCGCACTACCCCACGACCGTGACTGCTCTGCACACCGTCGATCCCGCCCCGCTCTTGCCCGATCGAGTCGCCGTACGGGTGGCACAGGCTTCGTTCCCCGTTCACATTCAGCATGTCAGTGCCGAACGATTGCCCTATGACGATGCCAGCTTCGACTACGCGGTCAGCACCTTCACCCTCTGCACGATTCCGGATCCGGCGAGGGCGCTACGCGACATTCGCCGGGTGCTGAAGCCGGATGGCCACTTCCTGTTCCTGGAGCATGGCCGCAGCGACGATCCCCTCATCGCCCGGTGGCAGGATCGACTCAACCCGCTGCAACACGGCCTGGCCTGCGGCTGCAATCTCAATCGCCGCATTGATCGACTGGTACTCGACGCAGGTCTCCGACTGGAACAACTTGATCGTTATTGTCTCCCCGGCGTTCCGAGAGTCGGCGGGGAAATGTATCGCGGCACCGCCCGCGTCAACGGACAATCGTCCCTGCATTCCAGCCTCGACACCTAA
- the der gene encoding ribosome biogenesis GTPase Der, translating into MSRTKQTRGPVAPLFTLEGGRLPIIALIGRPNVGKSTLFNRILGTRAAIVDDVPGVTRDRNYADSTYRNRRFRLVDTGGLDPTASDGMLSLIRQQSQLAIAEADILVLVLDARSGLTPADEEVVQTLRGSDKPVYYVINKIDTPKADPLVADFYRLGQEQLYPLSAEHGIGVAELLDDLFSHMAEPLDEEATSDTPRIAIVGRPNVGKSTLVNSVLGEARVVVSDVPGTTRDPVDSVATFKDRQYVLTDTAGIRRRGRVERGIEGYSVARSLRAIGRSDIAVLLLDAEEGVTEQDTKIAGLVLKQGRACILIVNKWDLKTDDVHAREAYKQDLERRFPFLAWAPVLFISALEQDFLRGLFALIDQVYFSFCKRVPTGPLNQFFQGLLEEHPLPVRKGKPAKASKSAFMTQVATRPPAFALFVGHPDNMTPAYLRFLENQIRKEYHFSGTPVRLLTRKK; encoded by the coding sequence ATGTCACGCACCAAACAAACGCGCGGTCCTGTGGCCCCGCTCTTCACCCTTGAGGGCGGCCGGTTGCCCATTATCGCCCTCATCGGGCGGCCCAATGTCGGGAAATCGACGCTGTTCAACCGTATTCTCGGCACGCGGGCGGCCATCGTGGACGATGTGCCGGGTGTGACGAGGGATCGCAACTACGCCGATTCGACCTATCGCAATCGCCGCTTCCGCCTGGTGGATACGGGAGGGCTGGACCCCACAGCCAGCGACGGCATGTTGTCCCTGATCCGGCAACAATCCCAACTCGCCATCGCCGAGGCGGATATCCTGGTCCTGGTTCTGGATGCCCGCTCAGGCCTGACGCCGGCCGACGAAGAAGTCGTACAAACCCTGCGCGGCTCCGATAAACCCGTCTACTACGTGATCAACAAAATCGATACCCCGAAGGCCGATCCGCTGGTCGCCGATTTCTATCGCCTCGGGCAGGAGCAGCTGTATCCCCTGTCGGCCGAACATGGCATCGGCGTCGCCGAGTTGCTGGACGATCTCTTCTCGCACATGGCCGAGCCCCTCGACGAAGAAGCCACGAGCGACACGCCCCGCATCGCCATCGTCGGACGTCCGAATGTCGGCAAATCCACCTTGGTCAACTCAGTCCTCGGCGAAGCGCGCGTCGTCGTCAGCGATGTGCCGGGCACGACGCGTGATCCCGTCGACTCGGTCGCGACATTCAAAGACCGGCAGTACGTGCTGACCGATACGGCCGGCATCCGCCGCCGTGGTCGTGTGGAACGAGGCATCGAGGGCTACAGCGTCGCCCGATCCCTGCGCGCCATCGGCCGATCAGACATCGCCGTGTTGCTGCTGGATGCGGAAGAAGGCGTCACCGAGCAGGACACTAAAATTGCGGGCCTCGTCCTCAAGCAAGGACGCGCCTGCATTCTCATCGTCAACAAGTGGGATCTCAAGACCGACGACGTGCACGCGCGCGAGGCCTACAAACAAGATCTTGAACGTCGCTTCCCGTTCCTCGCCTGGGCACCGGTGCTGTTCATTTCGGCGCTGGAGCAGGATTTTCTGCGCGGCTTGTTCGCCTTGATCGACCAGGTCTATTTCTCATTCTGCAAACGGGTCCCCACCGGCCCCCTGAATCAATTCTTTCAGGGTCTGCTGGAAGAACATCCGTTGCCGGTCAGAAAAGGAAAGCCGGCCAAAGCGAGCAAATCCGCATTCATGACGCAAGTTGCGACACGGCCTCCCGCATTCGCCCTCTTTGTGGGACATCCCGACAATATGACCCCGGCCTACCTCCGTTTCCTCGAAAACCAGATCAGGAAGGAATATCATTTCTCCGGCACGCCCGTTCGACTGTTGACCAGAAAAAAATGA
- the lptE gene encoding LPS assembly lipoprotein LptE — translation MAWLIIFFVLSVSLPGCGYQFRVQGAGPTVGGAPETATTRPHAPRLAILPIANSTYEPNFEVKLANYLRREFSAGAGAEIVGPSAGADLYLSGQIMQITLPTLSFDQTTTFESRVEMLVSVRIEEAKTKKVVWYQVAKGTSEFFLTQDLQFNRVLQNRALEQAGRFVAEDLASRFLLFLDTGELDKALKRPVKAEVAPAGGTPPYGAR, via the coding sequence GTGGCGTGGCTGATTATTTTCTTTGTGTTGAGTGTCTCGCTCCCCGGCTGCGGCTATCAGTTTCGTGTGCAGGGCGCCGGTCCCACCGTCGGCGGCGCGCCGGAGACAGCGACGACGCGGCCGCACGCGCCACGCCTGGCCATCCTTCCTATTGCCAACAGTACCTACGAGCCGAACTTCGAGGTCAAGCTCGCCAATTACCTGCGTCGGGAGTTCTCGGCTGGAGCCGGGGCGGAAATCGTGGGCCCTTCGGCCGGGGCCGATCTCTATCTGTCCGGACAGATCATGCAGATCACGCTGCCGACCTTGAGTTTCGACCAGACCACGACATTTGAGAGCCGGGTGGAAATGCTCGTGAGCGTGAGGATCGAAGAGGCCAAAACGAAAAAGGTCGTCTGGTACCAGGTTGCGAAGGGAACCTCTGAGTTTTTTCTGACCCAGGATCTGCAATTCAATCGGGTGCTGCAAAATCGGGCGTTGGAGCAAGCAGGCCGGTTCGTCGCGGAAGACCTGGCCTCACGATTCCTGCTCTTTCTGGATACGGGCGAGTTGGACAAGGCACTGAAGCGTCCGGTGAAAGCTGAGGTCGCTCCGGCCGGCGGGACACCGCCTTATGGGGCCCGATAA